A stretch of the Arthrobacter stackebrandtii genome encodes the following:
- a CDS encoding fumarylacetoacetate hydrolase family protein, with the protein MRIARFVVDNDPMYGIVEGESGSEIVTVIKGDPFFNGIERTAEKHPLDDVRLVAPIIPRSKVIGVGRNFAEHARELGNEVPENPLMFLKPNTSVIGPNEPIVLPEFSEEISYEAELCVVIGRICKDVPEDRVEEVIFGYTCGNDLTARDVQAGDGQWARAKGFDTSAPLGPWIETELDPDDVYIKGWLNGELRQDGSSNQMVRSVRELVSIVSHAFTLLPGDVIMTGTPAGVDLLQAGDRYDVEIEGIGRLSNPVVRR; encoded by the coding sequence ATGCGCATAGCCCGATTTGTAGTAGACAATGACCCCATGTACGGCATCGTGGAAGGGGAGTCCGGCAGTGAAATCGTCACCGTCATCAAGGGTGACCCCTTCTTCAACGGCATCGAGCGGACCGCCGAGAAGCACCCGCTGGACGATGTCCGCCTGGTGGCCCCGATCATCCCGCGCTCCAAGGTCATCGGCGTGGGCCGCAACTTCGCCGAGCACGCCCGCGAACTCGGCAACGAGGTGCCCGAGAACCCGCTGATGTTCCTCAAGCCGAACACCTCGGTCATCGGCCCGAACGAGCCCATCGTGCTGCCGGAATTCTCCGAGGAAATCTCCTACGAGGCCGAACTCTGCGTGGTCATCGGCCGCATCTGCAAGGACGTCCCGGAAGACCGCGTGGAGGAAGTCATCTTTGGCTACACCTGCGGCAATGACTTGACGGCCCGCGACGTCCAGGCCGGCGACGGCCAGTGGGCCCGCGCCAAGGGCTTCGACACCTCCGCCCCGCTCGGGCCCTGGATCGAGACCGAGCTGGACCCCGACGACGTCTACATCAAGGGCTGGCTCAACGGTGAGCTCCGCCAGGACGGCAGCTCCAACCAGATGGTGCGCAGCGTCCGCGAACTCGTCTCGATCGTCTCCCACGCCTTCACCCTGCTCCCGGGCGACGTCATCATGACCGGCACCCCCGCCGGCGTCGACCTCCTCCAGGCCGGCGACCGCTACGACGTTGAAATCGAGGGCATCGGCCGCCTCTCCAACCCGGTGGTCCGCCGCTAG
- a CDS encoding sensor histidine kinase: protein MNMNKRVVNRRLAAVLLIFVVAVADVLLSFVSIGMGLEGGTVPDLTDGGGAENLLWARFAIAPLLAPLGAVALIWRHRFPRSVAAATSVLGALSLSGFAFIVALFLLARRRLDWWVAAVMALALAAEALLGTEAMDWQIALLGVAMLTAIAALGAYRGQRARHREAQLNALKERADQTEARHAADVEHSRLAERHRIAREMHDTLAHRMSLVAVQAAALQVDAPDEETAGSARLIRETAHAALGELRDVLGVLHQDGAASADAASAGSQWIPVANSRPGVAAAGTDGQVRAAPSGVAQIPGLLEEWRQAGVAVDYDPDPNLGENLPDAVSRAAFRVVQEGITNVARHAAGADAEVRLETHGAEHDGTGAGRKELRIVVSNGPGGTAEPAAGAGLGLVGLGERVQLLGGTLEHGPTWSGFQLEARIPFTEQPPSGTPEGTTE from the coding sequence ATGAACATGAACAAACGAGTTGTGAACCGCCGCCTGGCGGCCGTGCTGCTGATTTTTGTAGTCGCCGTGGCCGATGTCCTGCTGTCCTTTGTCTCCATCGGGATGGGGCTGGAGGGCGGAACCGTCCCCGACTTGACCGACGGCGGCGGGGCCGAGAACCTGCTCTGGGCCAGATTCGCCATTGCGCCGCTCCTGGCCCCGCTGGGTGCGGTCGCGCTCATCTGGCGCCACCGCTTCCCCCGGTCGGTGGCGGCGGCAACGTCCGTCCTTGGAGCCCTGTCCCTCAGTGGCTTCGCCTTCATCGTGGCCCTGTTCCTGCTGGCCAGGCGCCGCCTGGACTGGTGGGTGGCTGCTGTCATGGCACTGGCACTGGCCGCAGAGGCCCTGCTCGGCACGGAGGCGATGGACTGGCAGATTGCACTTTTGGGTGTGGCCATGCTGACGGCCATTGCGGCTTTGGGAGCGTACCGCGGCCAGCGGGCGCGGCACCGCGAAGCCCAATTGAATGCCCTGAAGGAGCGGGCAGACCAGACGGAGGCCAGGCATGCCGCTGACGTAGAACACAGCCGGCTCGCAGAGCGGCACCGGATCGCCCGCGAAATGCATGACACACTTGCCCACAGGATGTCGCTCGTGGCAGTCCAGGCCGCAGCCCTGCAAGTGGATGCCCCGGACGAGGAGACCGCCGGCTCAGCCCGCCTGATCCGCGAAACAGCACACGCGGCCCTGGGCGAATTGCGCGATGTCCTCGGCGTGCTCCATCAGGACGGCGCCGCGAGCGCGGATGCAGCGTCGGCCGGGAGCCAGTGGATTCCCGTGGCGAACAGCCGTCCGGGAGTCGCTGCTGCCGGAACCGATGGCCAGGTCCGCGCGGCGCCGTCGGGGGTTGCACAGATCCCCGGGCTGCTGGAGGAGTGGCGCCAGGCCGGGGTGGCGGTTGACTACGACCCGGACCCGAACCTGGGGGAAAACCTGCCGGACGCCGTCAGCCGGGCGGCCTTCCGCGTGGTCCAGGAAGGCATCACGAATGTTGCCCGCCATGCCGCCGGGGCAGATGCCGAGGTGAGACTGGAAACGCACGGTGCCGAACACGACGGCACCGGCGCCGGCCGCAAGGAACTGCGCATCGTGGTCTCCAACGGCCCCGGGGGCACGGCCGAACCCGCTGCGGGTGCCGGGCTGGGCCTCGTCGGCTTGGGAGAACGCGTCCAGCTTCTGGGCGGAACCCTGGAACATGGCCCCACCTGGTCCGGTTTTCAGCTGGAGGCCCGCATACCATTTACGGAGCAGCCCCCAAGCGGCACCCCGGAAGGAACCACCGAGTGA
- a CDS encoding response regulator gives MSAKIRVIVADDEQLVRAALVKMVNSRPDMEVVGEAASGPQAVRCAQTQRSDVVLMDVRMPGGDGITATAALRALPAPPQVLVLTTFDLDDHVFAALEAGAAGFLLKDTDPERLFHAIRAVAAGEGMLAPTVTKRLIDRTRERAAAARSNAAAARLERLTAREAEVLDAIAQGMSNDGIARSLFLSEGTVKTHVSRILAKLELENRVQAALLFRDSRQ, from the coding sequence GTGAGCGCGAAGATCCGCGTCATCGTCGCCGACGACGAACAGCTCGTCCGCGCGGCCCTCGTCAAGATGGTCAACTCCCGCCCCGACATGGAAGTGGTGGGCGAGGCGGCCAGCGGCCCGCAGGCAGTGAGGTGCGCGCAGACGCAACGGTCCGACGTCGTGCTCATGGACGTGCGCATGCCCGGCGGCGACGGCATCACGGCCACCGCCGCCCTCCGTGCCCTGCCCGCCCCGCCGCAGGTCCTGGTGCTGACCACTTTCGACCTTGACGACCATGTGTTCGCCGCGCTCGAGGCCGGGGCGGCCGGGTTCCTGCTCAAGGACACGGACCCTGAGCGGCTGTTCCACGCCATCCGGGCCGTGGCAGCGGGAGAGGGGATGCTGGCGCCGACGGTGACGAAGCGGCTGATCGACCGAACCCGGGAGCGGGCCGCGGCGGCGAGGTCGAATGCCGCGGCGGCCCGGCTCGAGCGGCTCACGGCGCGCGAGGCCGAGGTGCTGGACGCGATTGCGCAGGGCATGAGCAACGACGGGATCGCGCGGTCGCTGTTCCTGAGCGAGGGCACCGTGAAGACTCACGTCTCGCGCATCCTGGCGAAGCTGGAGCTGGAAAACCGGGTGCAGGCGGCCCTGCTGTTCCGGGATTCCCGGCAATGA
- a CDS encoding MFS transporter has translation MSTTRQADATPTRLLANPHYRWWLATDTFTAFGSALHGFAVPLLALYITGSPAQAGIIAGIGQVGRIAATLPGGVVADRHNRRTLMVVGGLTGLAIASVLTGLQMAGHLDFWLLTVLNLLMAMRNGFFSSTSNAALKSVVPARQIGPAMAANEARDSVIALSGGPVGGVLMGFGRALPFAATAAAHLIAVVSALMIRTDLRPGSVPADARDAGQAAGDPGGSTAGAPGAPAVAGRGVFRKFAAEAASGITWLFHRRELRGIVILATVINLGLNSAITAVVFGLQQRGETPAVIGMVSAGIGVGMLLGSFVAAPLVKRAGAGRVVIAGLLLMTAALAVLPFVHEVPAVLVVQAVAIFGGPSINAALLGYFMVAVPSDMLGRAGSALDLLTLGATPLSPLIAGFGYAWLGWTGILLACAATCAAAAFLALFNKGLRSLPASNHWAEHAAAISAAAG, from the coding sequence ATGTCCACCACCCGGCAGGCCGATGCCACCCCCACACGGCTCCTCGCAAACCCCCACTACCGCTGGTGGCTTGCCACCGACACGTTCACCGCATTTGGCTCGGCACTGCATGGCTTTGCCGTGCCGCTGCTGGCGCTCTACATCACCGGCAGCCCGGCCCAGGCCGGCATCATCGCGGGGATTGGCCAGGTGGGGCGGATCGCGGCCACGCTCCCCGGCGGCGTGGTGGCCGACCGCCACAACAGGCGCACCCTGATGGTTGTTGGCGGGCTGACAGGCCTGGCCATTGCCTCCGTGCTGACCGGGCTGCAAATGGCCGGGCACCTGGACTTTTGGCTCCTGACCGTCCTGAACCTGCTCATGGCCATGCGCAACGGCTTCTTCAGTTCCACCTCGAACGCGGCACTGAAATCCGTGGTGCCGGCCCGGCAGATCGGCCCGGCCATGGCCGCCAACGAGGCCCGCGATTCCGTGATCGCCCTCTCCGGCGGCCCGGTTGGCGGCGTGCTCATGGGATTCGGGCGGGCGCTGCCGTTTGCGGCGACGGCGGCGGCCCACCTCATCGCCGTCGTCTCAGCCCTCATGATCCGAACGGACCTGCGGCCGGGGTCGGTACCCGCAGATGCCCGGGACGCAGGCCAGGCCGCTGGCGATCCGGGCGGATCCACGGCAGGCGCACCCGGCGCTCCTGCGGTGGCGGGCCGGGGCGTCTTTCGGAAGTTCGCAGCGGAGGCGGCCTCCGGCATCACCTGGCTGTTCCACCGCCGGGAGCTGCGGGGGATCGTCATCCTGGCCACCGTCATCAACCTGGGGCTGAACTCGGCCATCACGGCGGTGGTGTTCGGGCTCCAGCAGCGGGGAGAGACGCCGGCTGTGATCGGCATGGTCTCGGCGGGCATCGGCGTTGGGATGCTGCTGGGGTCCTTCGTGGCGGCGCCCCTGGTCAAGCGGGCCGGTGCGGGGCGGGTCGTCATCGCCGGGCTGCTGCTCATGACCGCCGCCCTGGCCGTGCTGCCGTTCGTCCACGAGGTGCCTGCCGTCCTGGTGGTCCAGGCCGTGGCGATCTTCGGCGGGCCGTCCATCAACGCCGCACTTCTGGGCTACTTCATGGTGGCCGTGCCCTCCGACATGCTGGGCCGGGCCGGCAGCGCCCTGGACCTGCTGACCCTGGGCGCCACTCCCCTGTCCCCGCTCATTGCCGGCTTCGGCTACGCCTGGCTGGGCTGGACGGGAATTCTGTTGGCCTGTGCCGCCACCTGCGCAGCCGCCGCATTTCTTGCCCTGTTCAACAAGGGTCTGCGGTCGCTGCCGGCCTCCAACCACTGGGCGGAGCACGCCGCCGCAATTTCCGCCGCCGCCGGGTAA
- a CDS encoding ArsR/SmtB family transcription factor: MATETPGTPAGERPARKRAQPRTMTSPMLKAMASPLRRRIVSVLAAQDYARATDLAQQLDVPANKLSYHLRILADAGMVREAPQFARDNRDRVWQAANEVYRLGSPEDPTPDREALSLGAYLSQMELDQHAALSRVLAWVPDYATGRDAEPKAELAIGTLRLTPAEAKDLFQDIERVVEAARKLHREPGEPGVKTWDYTFMAVREDL, translated from the coding sequence ATGGCAACGGAAACACCAGGCACGCCCGCGGGGGAGCGGCCCGCCCGTAAGCGCGCACAGCCCCGCACCATGACCTCGCCCATGCTCAAGGCCATGGCGAGCCCGCTGCGCCGGCGGATCGTGTCGGTGCTGGCCGCCCAGGACTACGCCCGGGCCACGGACCTTGCGCAGCAGCTGGACGTGCCCGCGAACAAGCTCAGCTACCACCTGCGTATCCTGGCCGACGCCGGCATGGTCCGGGAAGCCCCGCAGTTTGCACGCGACAACCGCGACCGCGTCTGGCAGGCCGCCAACGAGGTCTACCGGCTCGGCTCGCCGGAGGACCCCACCCCGGACCGGGAAGCGCTGTCGCTCGGCGCCTACCTTTCCCAGATGGAGCTGGACCAGCACGCAGCCCTGTCCCGCGTGCTCGCCTGGGTGCCTGACTACGCCACCGGCCGCGACGCCGAACCCAAGGCGGAACTGGCCATCGGCACGCTGCGCCTGACCCCGGCCGAGGCCAAGGACCTCTTCCAGGACATCGAACGCGTCGTTGAGGCAGCCCGCAAGCTGCACCGCGAGCCCGGCGAGCCCGGCGTGAAAACGTGGGACTACACGTTCATGGCGGTCCGCGAAGACCTCTAG
- a CDS encoding amino acid permease, with protein MSHDVTDTAPTPSGGTHVSAEGYQQTLSRRHVTMIAMGGAIGVGLFMGAGGRLASTGPALIFSYAIAGVIAYLLMRALGELIMYRQTSGSFVSYAGELFGKKGAYLSGWMYFINWAMTGIAELIAIGLYFQYFFPGVPVELSALCALALLVAVNLLSVKAFGEFEFWAACLKVGAIVIFLLVGTAMVLMNTQVGASEASVGNLFIGGSMFPKGGLVMILALNAVIFAYNAIELVGITAGEMKNPEREVPKAIRAVVLRIVVFYVGSVSLLAMIMPYDQYKSGESPFVTVFSAMGLDWVGSAMNFVVITAALSSCNSGLYSIGRIFRTMANNGHAPHWLTRMSSRYVPYAAILSIAAVYVVGVLANIWLGGSYAFDLALNTASIGVIFTWASIFACQIMLRHRRGKVSSLPMPGSPWTSWVGLGSLMVITVLIGFDTIAKPDGGQFLLGLWTLCTIPVLALVLWFGWQFVKKNEPKNELFS; from the coding sequence GTGTCACACGACGTCACAGACACAGCCCCCACGCCTTCCGGCGGAACCCACGTCTCGGCAGAGGGCTACCAGCAAACGCTCTCCCGCCGGCACGTGACCATGATCGCCATGGGCGGGGCGATCGGCGTCGGACTCTTCATGGGCGCAGGCGGGCGGCTGGCCTCAACCGGCCCGGCACTCATCTTCTCCTACGCCATTGCCGGCGTCATCGCATACCTGCTGATGCGGGCGCTGGGCGAGCTGATCATGTACCGGCAGACGTCCGGGTCCTTTGTCTCCTACGCGGGGGAACTGTTCGGCAAGAAGGGTGCCTACCTGTCCGGCTGGATGTACTTCATCAACTGGGCCATGACGGGCATTGCCGAGCTCATCGCGATCGGCCTTTACTTCCAATACTTCTTCCCGGGCGTTCCGGTGGAGCTCAGCGCCCTCTGCGCCCTGGCCCTGCTGGTGGCGGTGAACCTGCTCAGCGTGAAGGCGTTCGGCGAGTTTGAGTTTTGGGCCGCGTGCCTGAAGGTCGGCGCCATCGTGATCTTCCTGCTCGTGGGCACGGCGATGGTGCTCATGAACACGCAGGTGGGCGCCTCGGAGGCCTCGGTCGGCAACCTTTTCATCGGCGGGAGCATGTTCCCCAAGGGCGGGCTGGTCATGATCCTGGCCCTGAACGCCGTCATCTTCGCATACAACGCCATCGAGCTGGTGGGGATCACGGCCGGAGAGATGAAGAATCCGGAACGGGAAGTGCCCAAGGCGATTCGCGCCGTCGTGCTTCGAATTGTGGTGTTCTACGTGGGCTCGGTGTCGCTGCTGGCGATGATCATGCCGTACGACCAGTACAAGTCCGGCGAAAGCCCCTTCGTGACGGTGTTTTCGGCGATGGGCCTGGACTGGGTGGGCTCCGCCATGAACTTTGTGGTGATCACGGCGGCCCTGTCCTCGTGCAATTCGGGGCTGTATTCCATTGGCCGGATCTTCCGCACCATGGCCAACAACGGCCATGCGCCGCACTGGCTGACACGGATGTCCTCGCGCTATGTGCCCTACGCGGCCATCCTGAGCATCGCCGCCGTGTACGTGGTGGGCGTGCTTGCCAACATTTGGCTGGGCGGCTCCTACGCGTTCGACCTGGCGCTGAACACCGCATCCATCGGCGTCATCTTCACCTGGGCCTCCATTTTCGCCTGCCAGATCATGCTGCGGCACCGGCGCGGCAAGGTGTCCTCGCTGCCCATGCCGGGGTCTCCTTGGACCAGCTGGGTGGGGCTCGGCTCGCTCATGGTGATCACGGTGCTCATTGGTTTTGACACCATTGCCAAGCCCGACGGCGGCCAGTTCCTCCTTGGTCTGTGGACCCTCTGCACGATTCCGGTCCTGGCGCTGGTGCTGTGGTTCGGCTGGCAGTTTGTGAAGAAGAACGAGCCGAAGAACGAGCTGTTCAGCTGA
- a CDS encoding ROK family transcriptional regulator, with protein sequence MNSVLFGHGRSLRASSKVLLEHVRGHNRSLVLQTLYSGGEQSRADLARQTRLTKVTVSDLVSELLADGLIIETGPRESGGPGKPSIGLDIARYSWHVIGIDLSDAESFVGALLDLDGQIIARVAVGHNGSSGAEAVTVITNIVLQLKAAATAPIMGVGVGTPGVVDLDGVIVSAPNLGWVGIDLRRELAAASGLTVVVANDANVAVLAEHTFGGVEDDLLLIRVGLGVGAGLLVNDTVVYGRDFAAGELGHVVVGTGDGPLCACGMRGCLEAWLNVPRLTAQINAIPSDSVDPAEDRAHILREAGRCLGIVLAPVVGALNINEIVLSGPIALLDGPLATTTVETIRSRSMAEFTSDLSLRMTSEGQDIVLRGAVVLVLSGQLGVS encoded by the coding sequence ATGAATTCAGTGTTGTTTGGCCACGGACGGAGCCTGCGGGCCTCGTCAAAAGTGCTGCTCGAGCACGTCCGTGGACACAACCGCTCGCTTGTTCTTCAAACGCTCTACAGCGGCGGTGAGCAGTCGCGCGCCGACCTTGCCCGCCAAACGCGCCTGACCAAAGTGACAGTCTCCGACCTCGTTTCCGAACTGCTGGCAGATGGGCTAATCATCGAAACCGGGCCGCGCGAATCCGGTGGCCCGGGCAAGCCGTCGATCGGTTTGGACATTGCACGGTACAGCTGGCACGTGATCGGGATCGATCTTTCCGACGCTGAATCGTTCGTCGGGGCACTGCTGGACCTGGACGGCCAGATCATTGCCCGCGTCGCCGTCGGCCACAACGGATCAAGCGGGGCCGAAGCTGTCACCGTGATCACCAACATTGTGCTGCAGCTCAAGGCGGCGGCCACGGCCCCCATCATGGGTGTCGGCGTGGGCACCCCAGGTGTTGTCGACCTCGACGGCGTGATTGTCTCGGCACCCAATCTGGGCTGGGTCGGCATCGACCTGCGGCGCGAACTCGCGGCAGCTTCCGGGCTCACCGTCGTCGTGGCGAACGATGCGAACGTTGCCGTTCTTGCCGAGCACACCTTTGGCGGAGTTGAGGACGACCTGCTGCTCATAAGGGTTGGTCTCGGCGTGGGGGCCGGGCTTCTTGTCAACGACACAGTCGTCTACGGACGCGATTTTGCCGCAGGGGAGCTCGGCCACGTGGTGGTCGGCACCGGTGACGGGCCGCTCTGTGCCTGCGGCATGCGCGGATGTCTCGAGGCCTGGTTGAATGTTCCCCGCCTCACCGCCCAGATCAATGCCATTCCCAGCGACTCGGTGGACCCCGCCGAAGATCGCGCCCACATTCTTCGGGAGGCCGGACGATGCCTCGGGATCGTCCTGGCTCCTGTTGTCGGTGCACTCAACATCAACGAAATCGTGTTGAGTGGACCAATTGCTCTTCTTGATGGTCCGTTGGCGACAACAACTGTCGAGACCATCCGGAGTCGCTCGATGGCTGAGTTCACTTCAGACCTCAGCCTCCGGATGACCTCGGAAGGTCAAGACATCGTCTTGCGAGGCGCGGTTGTCTTGGTCCTCTCCGGACAACTCGGAGTTTCCTAG
- a CDS encoding extracellular solute-binding protein codes for MRKLGLVAIGAAAILAMSSCSTGGNDKAAADSGKITVWVVGSDTPDTARAYLKDTFEAENKGWTLQVEEKTWADVSDTYAAALQSNDAPDVVEIGNTQTASFADQGLIASIEDQRKALGSEDFLPGLEESATYNGELFAAPYYAGGRIVFYSKQILGKTPVPTTLDEYVATGVSTATDKRSGIWAPGRDWYNALPYVWAHGGFIAEQEGDTWKAGFSSDGGVKGLTQLQEVYTKASRAAKDGDENGPQVAFCAGETVLLSAPAWVQSSITAPADAENPGCADTYGSDLEAFALPGLKAGETAPIFAGGSNMAVATKSASPEKARAALAVITSSGYQKLMAEGGLTPGILSAAEFLPDTPVAKAQAKALANSKVTPTTPKWAEVEAAQIIQEALVKIAQGGDVKKVATDLDAQIEGILNS; via the coding sequence ATGCGCAAGTTAGGCCTTGTAGCGATTGGCGCTGCCGCCATCCTCGCCATGTCCAGCTGTTCAACCGGAGGCAACGATAAAGCCGCAGCCGACTCAGGCAAGATCACGGTCTGGGTCGTCGGAAGCGACACCCCCGACACTGCCCGTGCCTACTTGAAGGACACCTTCGAGGCAGAGAACAAGGGCTGGACCCTGCAGGTTGAAGAAAAGACCTGGGCCGATGTGAGCGACACCTACGCGGCGGCGCTGCAGTCGAACGACGCGCCGGATGTGGTCGAGATTGGCAACACCCAGACGGCAAGCTTTGCCGACCAGGGTCTTATCGCTTCGATTGAAGACCAGCGCAAGGCCCTCGGCTCAGAGGACTTCCTCCCCGGCCTGGAAGAGTCAGCCACCTACAACGGTGAGCTCTTTGCGGCTCCCTACTATGCCGGTGGACGCATCGTCTTCTACAGCAAGCAGATCCTGGGCAAGACCCCGGTTCCCACAACGCTCGACGAATACGTTGCCACAGGCGTCTCCACCGCGACCGACAAGCGCTCGGGCATCTGGGCTCCGGGCCGTGACTGGTACAACGCACTTCCCTACGTGTGGGCACACGGCGGTTTCATCGCCGAGCAGGAAGGCGACACCTGGAAGGCCGGCTTCTCGAGCGACGGCGGTGTCAAGGGCCTGACCCAGCTGCAGGAGGTCTACACCAAGGCTTCACGCGCTGCCAAGGATGGCGACGAAAACGGCCCGCAGGTTGCGTTCTGCGCCGGCGAGACCGTCCTGCTCTCCGCACCGGCGTGGGTGCAGTCCTCGATCACGGCACCGGCCGACGCAGAGAACCCCGGCTGTGCCGACACCTACGGTTCAGACCTTGAGGCCTTCGCACTTCCCGGCCTCAAGGCAGGCGAGACCGCACCGATCTTCGCCGGCGGCTCCAACATGGCTGTAGCCACGAAGAGCGCCAGCCCGGAGAAGGCCCGTGCCGCACTGGCCGTCATCACTTCCAGCGGATACCAGAAGCTCATGGCAGAGGGCGGCCTGACCCCCGGCATCCTCTCCGCCGCAGAGTTCCTGCCCGACACCCCGGTTGCCAAGGCGCAGGCCAAGGCGCTCGCCAACTCGAAGGTAACCCCGACCACCCCGAAGTGGGCCGAGGTTGAGGCAGCACAGATTATTCAGGAGGCGCTGGTCAAGATCGCCCAGGGCGGCGATGTCAAGAAGGTCGCGACCGACCTCGACGCGCAGATCGAAGGCATCCTCAACAGCTAG
- a CDS encoding carbohydrate ABC transporter permease, which yields MSAPPLERQSAARPTKSGKRQPKPFSITVRGHKIPIAPWALLAPSLILLAVMVGYPTIVMVINSFSDYQIKNKMTGTPANFVGFDNYIAIFSKGDFPAVLARSLGLMVVLTILILVGGMLCGLLMTKLTKGWRLLVSIGLLLAWAMPPLSATVVWGWIFDTNYGLVNWLLNTITGSETFYGHSWLMNPWSFMMVLVIIVVWQGIPFAAFTFYAGLGQIPGEVLEAAQLDGATPWQRFRFVVTPYMRNIITVVLILETIWNLRIFTQVYALQQRGGLASETNVLGTYLFRQGLGEFGITAAIGVVMVLLLMGISYFNVRNTLKEEEEL from the coding sequence ATGAGCGCGCCCCCACTTGAGCGGCAATCTGCCGCTCGCCCGACAAAGTCGGGCAAACGGCAACCCAAGCCATTCAGCATTACGGTGCGTGGGCACAAGATCCCCATCGCCCCGTGGGCGTTGCTCGCCCCCAGCCTTATATTGCTCGCCGTCATGGTCGGATATCCAACCATTGTCATGGTGATCAACTCGTTCTCTGATTACCAAATCAAGAACAAGATGACCGGCACTCCAGCCAACTTTGTTGGTTTCGACAACTACATCGCGATCTTCAGCAAGGGAGACTTCCCGGCGGTGCTCGCCAGGAGCCTCGGCCTCATGGTGGTGCTCACCATTCTCATCCTTGTCGGCGGCATGCTCTGCGGCCTGCTCATGACCAAGCTAACCAAGGGTTGGCGCCTGCTTGTCTCGATCGGCCTGCTGCTCGCATGGGCCATGCCGCCGCTGTCCGCGACTGTCGTCTGGGGCTGGATCTTTGACACCAACTATGGGCTGGTCAACTGGCTCCTGAACACCATTACCGGCTCAGAAACCTTCTACGGGCACTCGTGGCTGATGAACCCGTGGTCATTCATGATGGTGCTCGTGATCATCGTTGTATGGCAGGGCATCCCCTTTGCCGCCTTTACGTTCTATGCCGGGCTCGGCCAGATTCCCGGCGAGGTGCTCGAAGCCGCGCAACTCGATGGCGCCACCCCCTGGCAGCGCTTTCGCTTCGTCGTCACTCCCTACATGCGCAACATCATCACGGTGGTGCTGATCCTTGAAACCATTTGGAACCTTCGCATCTTCACCCAGGTTTATGCACTGCAGCAAAGAGGCGGGCTCGCCTCTGAAACAAACGTGCTCGGCACCTACCTTTTCCGCCAAGGCCTTGGTGAATTCGGCATCACAGCCGCCATCGGCGTGGTCATGGTCCTGTTGCTCATGGGCATCTCGTACTTCAACGTTCGCAACACCCTGAAAGAGGAGGAAGAGCTGTGA
- a CDS encoding carbohydrate ABC transporter permease, translated as MAELKRGRVKRAANRTLINVVALLVFLGSIFPVYWMVNMSFTPSNKIISRDPSFIPLDFTLKNYVTAWTREAAPGQTDFPHALASSLTLAVCVVAACLLFAFLAAIALARFAFRGRVAFILSVLVVQMIPGEAMMFTIYNMVDDWRLLNTLLGLGIVNLAAVVPFTIWTLRGFVNGVPADLEEAAQIDGCTKSQAFWKVTFPLLAPGLVSTGIFSFIQTWNEFTMALLMMKGYNLTLPPWLNSFQSATEATNWGAVMAGSTLIALPVVVFFLFVQGRMTGGLVSGAVKG; from the coding sequence ATCGCCGAGCTCAAGCGCGGCAGGGTCAAACGCGCCGCCAACCGAACCTTGATCAACGTTGTGGCACTCCTCGTGTTCCTCGGCTCCATCTTCCCGGTCTATTGGATGGTGAACATGTCGTTCACCCCGAGCAACAAGATCATCAGCCGGGATCCCAGCTTCATTCCGCTGGACTTCACCTTGAAGAACTATGTCACCGCGTGGACGCGGGAGGCTGCTCCGGGCCAGACGGACTTTCCGCACGCCCTCGCCTCCAGCCTCACACTCGCCGTGTGCGTGGTTGCCGCCTGCCTGCTGTTTGCCTTTCTTGCCGCAATCGCCTTGGCCCGCTTCGCGTTCCGTGGCCGCGTAGCCTTCATTCTCTCCGTCCTGGTCGTGCAGATGATCCCTGGCGAAGCCATGATGTTCACCATCTACAACATGGTGGATGACTGGCGCCTGCTCAACACCCTGTTGGGCCTGGGCATTGTCAACCTCGCCGCGGTGGTTCCCTTCACCATCTGGACGCTTCGAGGCTTTGTCAACGGCGTGCCAGCCGATCTTGAAGAAGCCGCTCAGATCGACGGCTGCACCAAGTCCCAGGCCTTCTGGAAGGTCACCTTTCCGCTGCTCGCCCCCGGTCTCGTCTCCACCGGCATCTTCTCCTTCATTCAAACGTGGAACGAGTTCACCATGGCGTTGCTCATGATGAAGGGGTACAACCTCACATTGCCGCCGTGGCTGAACTCCTTCCAGTCGGCCACCGAGGCCACCAACTGGGGCGCCGTCATGGCCGGGTCGACCCTCATCGCGTTGCCCGTTGTGGTCTTCTTCCTCTTTGTCCAGGGCCGCATGACGGGCGGGCTCGTCAGCGGAGCTGTGAAGGGCTGA